Proteins from a single region of Dyadobacter fanqingshengii:
- a CDS encoding Wzz/FepE/Etk N-terminal domain-containing protein, whose product MAEIQSDKNTDTLEISFFEVLGFFKKYLLVLIAAAVLSAIIGVAFSFLLAKRYTAQTILLPELGSSRNSSFFSMALGGGSDPSGKLVPELYPNILSTIPFGQYLLKIPVVDENNVSYPSLESYMNRDSSQSFLSSLMSFGRTPKEDTKAKSPNPNIKILAFTSKQERMVNAAKNLVQATVGTTDGIITIESEMTDPVVAAMVVDASEKYLIEYVSDYTISKTTQQVDFLQKRVQEARKRQQSAEYALQAYRDTHRNTFLNVARIEEQRLQAEYVLSQAIYSDLSTKMEQFKIREKEEKPVFKVLEPVRVPLAKSSPKRLFIGIIFSVLGLFATLTYIIFFKEKLHKQLV is encoded by the coding sequence ATGGCTGAGATACAATCTGATAAAAACACCGACACACTTGAAATAAGCTTTTTTGAGGTTCTGGGGTTTTTCAAAAAATACTTATTGGTTCTTATAGCTGCTGCCGTACTGTCGGCTATTATCGGGGTGGCGTTCAGTTTCTTGCTTGCTAAGAGATATACCGCGCAGACCATCCTGTTGCCCGAACTTGGTTCCAGTAGAAACAGCTCCTTTTTTAGCATGGCTTTGGGCGGCGGATCTGATCCAAGCGGCAAATTGGTTCCTGAACTATACCCGAACATTCTTTCAACAATTCCTTTCGGACAGTATTTGTTGAAAATTCCGGTTGTTGACGAAAATAATGTATCCTACCCTTCTCTGGAAAGCTACATGAACCGAGACAGCTCACAGAGTTTTCTGTCCAGCTTAATGTCTTTTGGAAGAACACCTAAGGAAGACACTAAAGCTAAATCTCCCAATCCCAACATTAAGATCCTTGCGTTTACGTCCAAGCAGGAAAGGATGGTGAATGCCGCGAAAAACCTGGTGCAAGCCACAGTTGGAACCACTGATGGGATCATTACAATTGAAAGTGAAATGACCGATCCGGTTGTTGCAGCAATGGTGGTTGATGCCAGCGAGAAATATTTGATTGAATACGTCAGCGATTACACCATTTCCAAAACCACGCAGCAGGTTGACTTTCTCCAGAAACGTGTGCAGGAAGCCAGAAAAAGGCAACAAAGCGCTGAATATGCCTTGCAAGCTTACAGGGATACCCATAGAAACACTTTTCTGAATGTGGCCAGGATTGAAGAACAAAGGCTGCAAGCCGAGTATGTGCTTTCCCAGGCAATATATTCGGATCTGTCCACGAAGATGGAGCAATTTAAAATTCGTGAAAAAGAAGAGAAACCGGTTTTTAAAGTTCTTGAGCCCGTGCGCGTCCCACTAGCCAAAAGTAGCCCAAAACGTCTCTTTATCGGAATCATTTTTTCAGTTTTAGGCCTCTTTGCGACGCTTACCTATATCATTTTCTTCAAGGAAAAGCTTCACAAGCAACTTGTTTAG
- the pseI gene encoding pseudaminic acid synthase, protein MMKIGTFDINKNSPVFIIAELSANHNGSLETAIKTIRAAKRAGADCIKLQTYTAETITIDSRLDDFRIGGTIWDGQYLFDLYKEAYTPWEWHAELFRVAKEEGLVCFSSPFDPTAVEFLEELNVPAYKIASFEITDIPLIELVASKGKPVIISTGIATEEDIRLALDACARQGNDQIALLKCTSSYPAPIAEANMTMIKDFAERFNVISGLSDHTIGNTVPVVATVLGAKIIEKHFILDRAIGGPDASFSMNESEFSEMVKSVREAEQAIGVVDYKLTEKQSKGKDFSRSLYVVEDIAAGELITESNVRSIRPGFGLHPRHLKDILGKPVNADLKKGSRMTLDKIA, encoded by the coding sequence ATGATGAAAATAGGAACATTTGATATAAATAAAAACAGTCCTGTATTTATCATCGCAGAACTGTCGGCTAACCATAATGGCAGCCTTGAAACAGCCATAAAAACGATCAGGGCGGCTAAACGAGCTGGTGCCGATTGCATAAAATTGCAAACCTACACTGCAGAAACGATTACCATTGATTCACGCCTGGATGATTTTCGCATTGGCGGAACAATTTGGGATGGTCAGTATCTTTTTGATTTGTATAAGGAGGCATATACCCCGTGGGAATGGCATGCGGAATTGTTTCGCGTGGCAAAAGAAGAAGGATTGGTTTGTTTTTCTTCTCCTTTCGACCCTACTGCCGTTGAATTTCTTGAAGAACTGAATGTGCCTGCATATAAGATCGCTTCGTTCGAAATCACCGATATTCCTTTAATTGAATTAGTCGCATCCAAGGGTAAGCCAGTCATTATTTCCACTGGTATAGCCACAGAAGAAGATATTCGGCTCGCTCTGGACGCTTGTGCAAGACAGGGTAACGATCAAATTGCGTTACTGAAATGCACATCGAGCTATCCTGCTCCGATTGCTGAGGCAAATATGACCATGATTAAAGACTTTGCAGAACGGTTCAATGTTATAAGCGGCCTTTCTGACCACACCATCGGTAACACTGTTCCTGTTGTAGCTACCGTTCTTGGCGCAAAAATCATTGAAAAGCATTTTATTTTAGACAGAGCCATCGGAGGCCCGGACGCTTCATTTTCCATGAACGAATCGGAATTCTCGGAAATGGTGAAATCCGTAAGAGAGGCGGAGCAAGCGATCGGTGTAGTAGACTATAAATTGACGGAAAAGCAGTCAAAAGGAAAGGACTTTTCTCGATCTTTATATGTGGTTGAGGACATTGCGGCCGGAGAGCTCATAACAGAATCGAATGTCCGCTCGATCCGTCCGGGTTTTGGTCTACATCCAAGACATTTGAAAGACATCCTCGGAAAGCCTGTTAACGCGGACCTGAAAAAAGGATCCCGGATGACATTGGATAAAATCGCCTAG
- the pseC gene encoding UDP-4-amino-4,6-dideoxy-N-acetyl-beta-L-altrosamine transaminase, whose protein sequence is MIPYGKQNITEEDIRVVTEVLKSDYLTQGPNIQQFETAFAEYVGSKYAVAVANGTAALHLCTLALGVNPGDKVITTSITFAASANCIRYCGGEVVFADIDPSSYLIDIHSVRNLLENAAQGTYKGIVPVDFAGSAVDLEAFKELADEFGLWIIEDACHAPGGFFTDSAGNHQLCGNSNFADLAIFSFHPVKHIACGEGGMITTNNLELYQKLLALRTHGIVKSNDLYINSIELAGGAEQYPGWYMEMQTLGYNYRLTDFQAALGVSQLKRADAGLEKRRAIAATYQAAFSNKAFIYGQSGVVTGHAYHLYIIEVEDRLGLYNYLRGKEIFAQIHYIPCHLMPYYQGLGWKIGDMPNAEAYYRGCISLPMYPTLTDEEQSFVIDAVNDYYNNG, encoded by the coding sequence ATGATCCCATACGGAAAGCAAAATATAACCGAGGAAGACATTAGAGTCGTTACCGAGGTGTTAAAGTCAGATTATCTTACCCAAGGTCCCAATATTCAGCAATTTGAAACTGCTTTTGCTGAATATGTAGGGTCGAAATACGCGGTTGCGGTGGCAAATGGCACCGCTGCGTTGCATTTGTGTACACTTGCATTAGGTGTAAATCCTGGTGATAAAGTGATAACCACCTCGATTACTTTCGCAGCCTCGGCGAACTGCATCCGCTATTGCGGAGGGGAGGTTGTATTTGCAGATATCGACCCTTCAAGCTATCTGATTGATATACATTCAGTACGAAACTTGCTGGAAAACGCCGCCCAAGGGACATATAAAGGCATTGTTCCGGTTGATTTTGCAGGCAGCGCCGTGGATCTGGAAGCTTTCAAAGAGTTGGCGGATGAATTTGGCCTATGGATCATTGAAGACGCTTGTCATGCGCCGGGTGGTTTTTTTACAGACTCTGCTGGAAATCATCAGCTATGCGGAAACAGCAACTTTGCGGATCTCGCCATTTTTAGCTTTCATCCGGTCAAGCATATTGCTTGCGGAGAAGGCGGAATGATCACGACCAATAACTTGGAATTGTATCAGAAATTGCTTGCGCTCAGAACACATGGGATTGTAAAATCGAATGATCTGTATATAAACAGCATTGAGCTGGCCGGTGGAGCGGAACAGTATCCGGGCTGGTACATGGAAATGCAAACCTTGGGTTACAATTACCGCTTGACGGATTTTCAGGCTGCGTTGGGCGTAAGCCAGCTTAAAAGGGCCGACGCCGGCCTTGAAAAACGCAGGGCAATTGCTGCAACTTACCAGGCTGCGTTTTCTAACAAAGCATTCATATATGGACAAAGCGGCGTGGTAACAGGCCATGCGTATCACCTGTATATTATTGAGGTTGAGGATCGGTTAGGTTTATACAATTACCTGCGGGGAAAAGAGATTTTTGCGCAAATACACTATATACCTTGCCATTTAATGCCCTATTATCAAGGCTTGGGGTGGAAAATCGGTGATATGCCAAACGCCGAAGCGTACTATCGTGGATGTATCAGCCTGCCCATGTATCCCACGTTGACGGATGAAGAGCAGTCGTTTGTAATAGATGCTGTTAACGATTATTATAACAATGGGTAA
- a CDS encoding lipopolysaccharide biosynthesis protein, which produces MKHRIGSIKKHPLVKNSILYVITDAVNKAVPFLLLPLLTHYLLPADYGIVANYNVYINFLVIFIGISSQSIISVNFYKLDKAEIGKYIFNIFFVISITITTCGLVIFLFQKQIEDFLSVGQIFVVSGLAIGLSQVLSSISLILWRLEERPLAFGGYQISQTICDVTISLILITMFDMGWRGRLIGIGTSSIIYGSISIFLLWKRGYLSVYYNKLYIKETLRFCLPMVPHALSVWARAGSDRLIVSNLAGVSASGIYAAGFQFGLLISFLTLAFNNAYAPFIYKSLSLTDERILESKKQKLVKFTYLYIAALLLLTFLASIASNFAIDNFLSAKYAEAKMYVGWALFSQAFQGVYLMFATYIFYVKRSASLAIVTFICSALQVASSYYLVSSIGPLGAAYSNFTISLLNCIVVMILSARVYPMPWLNFRVLLAR; this is translated from the coding sequence TTGAAACATAGGATTGGCAGTATAAAAAAGCATCCGCTTGTTAAAAATAGTATATTGTATGTTATAACAGATGCTGTTAACAAAGCAGTTCCGTTTTTACTTCTTCCGTTACTTACACATTATTTACTTCCAGCCGATTACGGAATTGTTGCCAACTATAATGTTTATATCAATTTCCTGGTCATATTTATTGGGATCAGTTCTCAAAGCATTATTTCAGTCAATTTCTATAAATTGGATAAGGCAGAGATTGGCAAATATATATTTAACATATTCTTTGTAATTTCCATAACAATTACGACTTGCGGGCTGGTCATTTTTTTATTCCAGAAGCAAATAGAAGACTTTCTGTCTGTTGGCCAAATCTTTGTCGTGAGTGGGTTGGCAATCGGCCTTTCTCAGGTGCTAAGCTCGATAAGCCTAATCCTTTGGAGATTAGAAGAACGTCCATTGGCTTTTGGTGGTTACCAGATTTCCCAAACAATCTGTGATGTCACTATATCATTGATTTTGATCACGATGTTTGACATGGGATGGCGAGGAAGACTGATTGGCATTGGCACCAGTTCTATCATATATGGATCCATCAGCATCTTTTTATTATGGAAGCGCGGCTATTTAAGCGTCTATTATAATAAATTGTACATCAAGGAGACTCTGAGATTTTGCCTCCCGATGGTTCCTCATGCATTGAGCGTTTGGGCCAGGGCTGGATCTGATCGGCTCATCGTATCAAATCTGGCGGGTGTTTCCGCAAGTGGTATCTATGCGGCTGGATTCCAATTTGGTCTGCTCATTTCATTTCTGACGCTTGCTTTCAACAATGCTTACGCTCCGTTTATCTATAAAAGTTTATCATTAACGGATGAGCGTATCTTAGAGTCAAAAAAGCAAAAGCTGGTCAAATTCACCTATTTATACATTGCGGCGTTGCTTTTGTTAACATTCCTTGCATCCATTGCGTCCAATTTTGCAATAGACAATTTTTTGTCAGCAAAATATGCAGAGGCGAAAATGTATGTGGGCTGGGCGTTATTTTCACAAGCTTTTCAAGGGGTATATTTAATGTTCGCTACTTACATTTTTTACGTAAAGAGATCCGCATCGCTAGCCATTGTTACTTTTATTTGCTCCGCACTACAAGTTGCATCATCATATTATTTGGTGAGTAGCATTGGGCCGCTAGGAGCGGCATATTCAAATTTCACAATCAGTCTGCTCAACTGTATTGTTGTCATGATTCTTAGTGCAAGAGTCTATCCAATGCCTTGGTTAAATTTTCGCGTTCTCCTGGCCAGATAG
- the pseG gene encoding UDP-2,4-diacetamido-2,4,6-trideoxy-beta-L-altropyranose hydrolase, whose amino-acid sequence MISKLYIRTDGSSSIGLGHLVRCIALSKMLDDSFNIHFACKQIPDSIAVEIRDAGFALLILQNDNELLSVLTPEDMVVVDSYELESDYQQAIKKIGCQLICIDDLHEKPSYADLILNHTPCVSPQEYNAQPYTQFALGPSYALIRPAFLELAVKERVQVDSASVLICFGGSDSRNLTKVALSVVSTFSQFKNIAIVTGTAYSHQQSLDEILEQQDNVVHYHNISAEEMAQRMSEADLCIVPASGILTEALTSGAKIISGMYVDNQIFVFENYKRANAFISAENFSEENLFLAVKNYFSQEHVKGARLVDGQSGERINKLFQQLVKERDFHLRRVTIEDAELTYQWASDKKVRQYSLSQSTIQFDDHLAWLSRKWTDPKCIFYIALFCGKPVGSIRFDLNDGDAVISYLLDPDYHGQGLGAVMLKKGILSLGEASEDKIERLSGIVMPDNISSCRTFERFGFEREHDGENYKYTMNIHDENRNI is encoded by the coding sequence ATGATAAGTAAATTATATATCAGAACGGATGGAAGTTCCAGCATTGGCCTTGGTCATCTCGTCAGGTGTATAGCTTTGTCAAAAATGCTGGATGACAGCTTTAACATTCATTTTGCATGCAAACAAATTCCCGATAGCATTGCTGTCGAAATCCGGGATGCAGGCTTTGCCCTTCTTATCCTTCAAAACGACAATGAGCTATTGTCTGTCTTAACGCCCGAAGACATGGTTGTAGTCGACAGTTATGAGCTTGAAAGTGATTACCAGCAAGCAATTAAAAAAATTGGGTGCCAGTTAATTTGTATTGACGATCTGCACGAGAAACCTTCTTATGCAGATCTGATTTTAAATCATACACCCTGCGTATCCCCACAGGAATATAACGCACAACCATACACGCAATTTGCACTTGGCCCCTCCTATGCATTAATCCGTCCCGCATTTTTAGAACTTGCCGTAAAAGAGCGTGTGCAAGTTGATAGTGCTTCCGTTCTGATTTGTTTCGGAGGTTCGGATAGCAGAAATCTGACAAAAGTAGCATTAAGTGTAGTGTCGACTTTCAGCCAGTTTAAAAACATAGCAATAGTAACCGGGACTGCATATAGTCATCAACAGTCGTTAGATGAAATATTGGAACAGCAGGATAACGTTGTTCATTATCATAATATCAGCGCGGAGGAAATGGCGCAACGAATGTCAGAGGCTGATCTCTGCATTGTTCCAGCAAGTGGGATTTTGACAGAAGCACTTACTTCAGGCGCAAAGATTATTTCGGGAATGTATGTTGATAATCAGATATTTGTCTTTGAGAATTACAAGAGGGCAAATGCTTTTATCAGTGCTGAAAATTTTTCAGAAGAAAATCTTTTCCTCGCGGTTAAGAATTACTTTTCACAAGAACATGTAAAGGGTGCCCGGCTTGTTGATGGACAGTCTGGCGAGCGCATTAACAAACTTTTTCAGCAGCTGGTTAAAGAACGTGATTTTCATCTCCGCAGGGTTACCATTGAAGACGCGGAATTGACATACCAATGGGCATCCGATAAGAAGGTCCGCCAATATTCCCTTAGCCAAAGTACAATACAATTTGACGACCACCTTGCCTGGCTTTCCAGAAAATGGACAGATCCGAAATGTATATTTTATATTGCATTGTTTTGCGGAAAACCTGTTGGCTCCATTCGATTTGATTTGAATGATGGTGATGCGGTTATAAGTTATCTGCTGGATCCAGATTATCATGGCCAGGGCTTGGGGGCTGTGATGTTAAAAAAGGGCATTCTGTCCCTCGGTGAAGCTTCCGAAGACAAAATAGAACGGCTTTCCGGAATTGTAATGCCAGATAACATTTCATCTTGCAGAACATTTGAACGATTTGGATTTGAGAGAGAGCATGATGGTGAGAATTATAAATACACTATGAACATTCATGATGAAAATAGGAACATTTGA
- the pseB gene encoding UDP-N-acetylglucosamine 4,6-dehydratase (inverting) encodes MLDLTGKSILITGGTGSLGKALTATIFERWPNVKRLVILSRDEQKQFQMAQEYTPNKYPQIRFFIGDVRDEERLRRAFKGIDFVIHAAAMKHVHIAEYNPTECVKTNINGAQNVIAAALDTEVSHVVALSTDKAAAPINLYGATKLTSDKLFIAANNIRGRNPIKFSVVRYGNVMGSNGSVIPFFINKKKEGVLPITVENMTRFNISLKGGVDMVLHALETAWGGELFVPKIPSYKILDIAEAIGPECEHRVIGIRPGEKIHEEMITTSDSFFTYDLGKYYVIVPQTPVWSISNFISHFNATKVPDGFSYNSGDNTEWETVESLRALIVEHVDPDFTV; translated from the coding sequence ATGCTAGATTTGACCGGTAAATCGATACTTATAACAGGAGGAACTGGTTCTTTAGGTAAAGCATTAACCGCAACGATTTTCGAAAGATGGCCTAATGTGAAAAGGCTTGTCATCTTGTCCAGAGATGAACAAAAGCAATTTCAGATGGCGCAGGAATACACACCAAACAAATATCCCCAGATTCGTTTTTTTATTGGTGATGTGAGAGATGAGGAACGTTTACGGAGAGCTTTTAAAGGAATTGACTTTGTAATACATGCAGCAGCTATGAAGCATGTGCATATTGCTGAATACAACCCTACCGAATGTGTTAAGACCAATATCAATGGTGCTCAAAACGTCATCGCTGCGGCGCTGGATACGGAGGTAAGCCATGTGGTTGCGTTATCAACTGACAAAGCGGCGGCCCCGATCAATTTATACGGCGCCACGAAGCTTACTTCGGATAAACTGTTTATCGCGGCCAATAATATCCGCGGACGCAATCCCATTAAGTTTTCAGTAGTTAGATATGGAAATGTGATGGGCTCAAACGGATCGGTGATTCCTTTCTTTATTAATAAGAAAAAGGAAGGTGTGTTACCGATTACAGTGGAAAACATGACCCGCTTCAACATCTCGCTTAAAGGCGGCGTGGACATGGTTTTGCATGCATTGGAGACAGCCTGGGGAGGAGAACTTTTCGTTCCGAAAATTCCATCCTATAAGATACTTGATATCGCAGAAGCGATCGGACCAGAGTGCGAGCACCGCGTCATTGGCATCCGTCCGGGAGAAAAGATTCACGAGGAAATGATCACTACATCCGACTCATTCTTTACTTATGATCTGGGCAAATATTATGTTATAGTCCCTCAGACACCTGTTTGGAGCATTTCAAACTTCATTAGTCACTTCAATGCGACGAAAGTGCCGGACGGTTTCTCCTACAATTCCGGAGATAATACAGAATGGGAAACGGTTGAAAGTTTGCGGGCTTTGATCGTAGAGCACGTAGATCCCGACTTCACAGTTTAA